The nucleotide window gagtaagaaaagggaagagtatgccctggctggcgtagctcaatggattgagtgcaggctgcgaaccaggcatcgcaggttcgagtcccagtcagggcatatgcctagtttgcaggccatggcccccagcaaccgcacattgatgtttctctccctctctctctctctctctctctctctctctgtctttctctctccctttcctctctaaaacataaataaataaaatctttaaaaaaagaaaagggaagagtataatacaaggtttgaaataaaatttaaaaagcagtgaaCCAAAGGGAACGAAATAGCAGAAAAACCACAACAGGGTCAATAACAATGACAGCTgagtaaagattaataaaagtggaCAGGGAATAGAATATTTACAAAAGAGAACAGAGAATAGGAGATGTCTACAGTaaggaaaagtgattttgagaggacaaatggaggagaaagaatgaaagtaaGGAGTAGAATCCAGGCTAAGAAGGGGACAAATAAAATTCCCAAATCAAATaagcaagggcaggaggaaggaaaaatggagtaagacaggggGGAGGGTTacctatgagatttgaaattttaaaaagtgaacaaataggaatacaattgaagaagaacagcaataaGTGTAATATCCCTGCCAAAGAAGCCACaattaataaaggtagaaagaaaataagaatattctaAGAAGGGGGAAAGGAATGAGAGTTGATTAAAGGGAAGGAAGATCATTTTGAGAAGCTAGAGGTGGGAGAAagagtaagagtaaggaataagAACAAAGTGTAGCATGGGGGGGGAATAAGATTTGCAACGAAAATAAGAAATGGctggaagaaggcaaaatggagtggAACAAGGGAAGAGTGCAATGTGagctttcaaataaaaatctaaataagaagaataaaaaatgaaagacaaagaatgGTGAATTACTTGGAATGCAATGGATGCAAAAGAAGTCTCAGAAGgttatgcaaaagaaaaaaatagctcaaaTTCTGAAGAGGAATGAGGTGCAATTCTTCTCAGCAGAGTTTGgtgctctccttctccttctccttctccttctccttctccctctactTCTACTTCTCTGGTTTTTATCAGGTCAAACTCCCAGGTGGGCCATCCTGTCCAACTTCAGGCAGCTCCCCCTATatcaccttcacctgcctctaCAGGGACCTTGTATTGAGATCAAGAAGGTGGGACCCCTGAGCCTTCTCTGGGAGGcgctgttcagtcttctgggaagattgtgtgtgtgtgtgtgtgtgtgtgtgtgtgtgtcccctccccctgcaccaccTGTCTTGTTCCGTTGTGGCTGATTTCCCATCATGtgtagtttctgatgaattagctcTTCGTTTCAAGGGACAGGCCAGTCTGTGTTATGAGAGCGTCCACTCTCTCCGGCCTGGTGCAGATGGAAGCTCTGTGTGCAAACTGGCCCAGGTGGGGCCCTGATTCCCCCTTGCTGCACCACTGTCCGATCTGCCCGCCTTGCTGGCCTCCGTGGAACAGGGCCCTAGGAACCAGCGTATCCtgtctccctgagagaagttcaaCATGGGCCCTCCtggaatttctctttctgtctttctcttatgGCTATGCACCCTGTAGGGGGTTCTTGAGCCTCTCCTGCTTGCaatcctgcaggaggtgggggctgggtgcagccatcccttcccagaggtttgaTCTCCCCCGGGGGAGGCATCTCTGTCTCCATGGAGATAATCTCCAGTGCTCACCCCCCACCCGTGCAGTTCCCAGCCCCCACTTTGCAGCGGACAACAGTCCCTAACTTTGCACTCTAGGTAGCCTCCAGCCTGCCAGCGGTGCTCGGCTGGGGCCAAGACACTCTCTGGCTGCGCACCTGTCTCATGTCTCTGCTCAGCTGCTCCGAGGGGGAGCAAACTGCACCCTCAATCCTGTCCCCTCGCTGGCAGGGCAGCTGCGTgcagggtccctgcccagcacaccCCAGCTCCCCCTTGAGAAAGCCTCTCTGGGCGCTCCCACTGCAGCGCGGAGTCGCTGTCCGGCTTTCCCCACACACCACCGCTCCAAAAAGCCAAGAGTCTCTCCCAGTCACGGCTGGTCGCAGCCTGTCTCCACCTAACCCAGGGGCAGATGGAATCCCTCTCTCCCCCTGGCTCTCTGCTGGTTGGCGTTTGCCGCCTGGGTCTGGGGGATCTccggcctgggaggggaggaagccgCAGAGCTGTGATCTCTGACCAGGGTCTCCGCAGCTGCGGGCACCACACACAGGTTATTTCCATATAAGGTACTTCCTTGTCGACCTACAAAACCTCCTGACCACCCTTGTGAAGTGTCTTCCGTACCCTTTGGCTTCCAGACTTCCTATCCGCTGTTATTCTGTGGCATGCTCAGTTTATCTTCCAGAAGATCAGCCCATTATCCGAGTTGGGGGCCCAGAGCAAGGGGGCTCAGCGTCCACCGACCTGGCCACCCTCTTCtgtccttaaaattatttttttttacagcctaGTTCATCCAGTTCACGTAGTGTTTGAAAATCGAATTCATAAGGGTGATACCGGTTCGCCAAACCACACAGGTTCAAAAGGATGTATACTTCTTAATTCCAAGATGTTGACACGGCTTTACAGACTTCTCACACTGTTTGATCTTCAGGAAAGGACTTGCCCCTTGTGAGCTCTATATTCCTCTTGCACAAAATGAACATGGGAATCCCAGCTGGCCACACTGGGAAACCGTGAAGAACACACACCAATGAGATTGTGCACAAGaatgtgatttttattgttttaaagatttgatttatttttcagagagaggggaaaggagggagaaagagaggggcagaaacatccatgtgtggttgccttttgcacgccccACCCTGGTTACTTAGCccacaacctagccatgtgcccagagctgggaatcgaaccaacgacccttcGATTCTCAGGTCCGTGCataacccgctgagccacacccgccGGAGCGagaatgtgttttttaaactgtaaagTATTATGGTAATGTGAGATGTTGGTATTACTAAACTGATCTCCTTTCTATCATCACTTGGGCACTGTATTTATTGGTAACAGGGTGTTTGCTTTTTACATGAACTTGCTTTTAGCCACATTTTAACAATGAGTGATGgttaactttcatttttctttctttttttttaaagattttatttatttatttttagagagggaagggagggagaaagagagagagagaaagaaacatccatgtgaggttgctgggggtcatggcctgcaacccaggcatgtgccctgactgggaatcaaacctgcgatgctttggttcgcagcctgcgctccattcgctgagctacgccagccagggctaacttatATTTTTCAACAGTCCCTTGTGTCATATTCTGACCTGTCTTGGTGTTGATGTTTGTCTGAAAGGATTGATAATAGTGTGTGAATTGCACAACAAATTCTCATCTATTGTCTTGATATCCATTCCACTGGGGATAAACCACAGTGACTTCTTTCAAGTATACGGAGTGCGTAAGGACCACCAAAAGCCTACCCTATGTATCTTGGAGagtttatattattgtttacCGGCCCTTTCATTGTGGAGAACTATCTCTGGACATCCAATTTACCTGTGACCCATCATGAATTactgtgggctttttttttaatgaatacatttatGTATCGGTCTTAAAATAtcaatcttaaaaattaaattgcatgCTTCACAGTGATTCCAATACCCTGGTAGGCTCACTGTGACCGATTATTCAACGTGTTTTCAAATGATAAGGCACATTCGTAATTAGTACACGACTTTCTATATGGAGCAGAACTGATGAGGTTGATGAagcaaaaatgaaggatatgacAATTATAAGTTTGACCAAAACTAGGTGGCGTATGGATCGTGCCACACATAACAAACGTTCATGAAAATACGAGTTCAAACTCCAGGAGGAATTTGAGGTTTGTTCTCCTGATTGTGTCCCTACAGCAAAAATATAATATCCATCTGGTAATTTCCCATCATCATAACATCCCTTGGATCCCACAGCTTTGAAAGAATCCATATCCTTCTAACATGACGAGATAGGAATATTTACAGCGACACTTTATGAAGCTCGAAACGTAAATACCAAGAAAAGCGGGAGCAGATTGGATGGGTCTACATCACAGcagttaaaaatatcaaaaattatacGTCTTTACAGATAATCATAGCTTCAGGCTGTGTAGCTTTAAACATATGACGGGATGGCATTGCATCTGAACACAGTTTAAAGAGGGAGTGCTTTTACTTAATGCCATGATTAATGATGCTTTGAGCAATAAATTCTCCCATGTAAGCAAATACATGGGAGATACACgggaaatatatataaaatgtggcCTCAGTCAAATACATATAATGTGGCCTCAGTCAGTTCAGCTTGAAACAATTCCATGCAAGAATCTATGTACAAGGAGGGGGACCCCATGCCCCCCTCGCCCCCTCCAGGCACACCCTGATGCGGCAGGTGCCTAACCCCATGTGTCCCCATCCCCTGACCTTGGCCcatcccctgcctccccaccagccccacacACCCTGATGTGGCAGGTGTTCATCGTGTGCCCACAAAGATGGGGAAAGCAGGAAGCAATCATTTTCAACACAGCCATTTCAACAGCCAGGTGCTTTATTGAGGTGAGGGGTTATCATCTGCCTGTCACTCACATGGCATACTTCTTGGTCCAAGCTCGGGCCATGGTAACATAGGCGTCCCTGTCCCTTAAGTACATTCTCGCAATGGAGGGGACAAAGGCATCATCGGGGTTGGGGTCACACAGCATGGAGCTGATGGACAACAAGACTTTGGATATGGTCATTATGGGGGACCACTGGGACCTGAGAATATCCAGACAGATGTAGCCTCTGCGGTTGATATTGGGGTGGTAGATCGGGGTGGTGAAGTAAATCTGTGGAGGCCTGAAGGGGTAATTGCGCGGGAACTGTATGTTGAGGCAGAACACCCCCCCCTCATAGGGGCTCTCCGCGGGGCCCATGATGGTCCCCTTCCATGTGAACAGGTCGTCGTCCACCGGCGCCGCGGAGCACATGGGCGGGGGGTCGTTGGTGATGTCCATCAGCTCCTTGAGCAGGCGCCTCAGAGCCGTGGACATGTCCAAGGGAGTGCGGATGGTCCGGATGTCCTGGGAGGGACAAAGGGGGGGACCACAGGTCGGGGGGACCACGCGTTAGGGTGGGCGTGGCTTATAGGGGCCAGGGTTAGAGGGGCAGCCACCCCCTGGTCGGTGGGTGGGTAAGAAGGCTGGAGCCGGGCTGTGGGGTGccaggggggtgtgggggacatggacggtggtgggggtgggagagctgGGGACTCACCTGGACCTGCAGGACCTGCAGGAcctgggggggaaggggaggagggctcCCTGGGGGGCTCCTGCTCACCTGTGTGCCACTGGTCCCTGGCTCCTCCAggtctgcctcctccccctcttcttcctcctccacgtCTACCTCCTCCACGTCTACCTCCTCCATCCCTGTCTCCTCCACCGCTGGCTCCTCCACCGCTGGgtcctccatcccttcctcctccatcGCTGGGTCTGCGGCTCACAGCCTGAGCCCTGAGGCTGCGCTGCGGGCACACACCACCGCCCTGTGACAGGACCAACCGCCCCTGCCAGGCCGCCTGCCTCTGCCCTCGGCCCTGCTGCGCGCACTGggtgcctggggcagggagggctacTTTCTATGACATCACAAGGGCCAGCTGATGACGTCAGAAActcagtgggggcggggccagggtcGATGGAGGACCTGAATGAGAGGGAGTCATTATGATAACAATAATTATAGATTAATGCTATTATAACAACACAGTAGAGCTACCTAGGAAATAAATATTGAACTTGTACTTAAACAATGGTTCTAGTCCCCTGTAAAGACTAAGGAAGCGTGTCAAGAGAGGGGGGCCACCTGGGGTATTTTACCACGGAGAAAGGAGTACGCTGGCAAAAACACCACAGtcctttctgcctttcctcctctCGCTCGCATTGCTGATCGGTGTCCTCCTATGCACACCGCGTTCCGACTGGAACGTGCATAACCTAACACCAGCTCTTGTGAGATCCTGCAAGACTTTGTGATCAGAATCAACTGCTTGTTCTCTCACACGTGACACATGCACAGGTGTTAGAGTTAATGAGAACAAACAGCAAGTTTCAGAGTTTAACGAAAGGCAATGCATTCTGGCCACTCTCCTCAAGACTCTCACGATATTTGCTACCATTCCGCGATGCTACTTGAACTGTGGAATGACAAGTGCACAGAAGAGTAGGTTAGCTCCACGAGGAAACAGGTTCAACATGACCAGAGGCTCCTATGCACACTGTTAATCTACTTAATTGCCCACTGTCAAGCCGTGGCTGTATTTCTGCACACACTACGCGTTTCATTGCTCTGTTTTGGAAATTTCTCTCAACCAAATATCACCTATAGAATGTgttgagaagggaaggagggctcAGTTATTTTGACTCTTGGTCCCACCGCTCATGGGAGTATGAAATTTGGATGCATTTACTTCCCGTAACGATCATCACTAATTTACTGAACGCCGAGTTCTAGGTTCTGTGTTACGTGCTTGTTGATGCAAAGATAAATAGGATACGATCTCTGACTGAAGGGCATTCATGGTCtgatggaggaagaggaaaatgcaTTTATATCCGTTTAGGTCATTAAAGTGGCACGTTCTAAACACTGTAATAGAAACATGTGTATGGTTCCCTGGGTATAAGAAGGTCAAGGATCAAAGGTGACTCTTCTGAGGGAGCTGGATCTGAGCTGAGTCAGAAATGGTAACTGGGAGTTAGGTAGGAGAGGCGAGGAGAATTTAGACGAGGGAAAAAAGGCAGGAATGAATCGTGGAAAGACTATAACTCAGGCAGAAGGATAAGCAGCTGTGAAAGGCTTGATGTGACAGAAAACATGACTATTTCCAGGAATTAAATGCATTTCGGTATGTTGAAAAATGTGTGGTTTGAAGCATGCCTAAAGCCAAGAAGACAATGTTCAGATTGTCACTGGACTTTCAGATGAATTGACAAAGTTTTGATTTTATTCCAAATGCTGTAAGGAACATGGAAAGAACTTTAAGTAGATGATGTGAATAATTTCTGGGTTTGGAGAGATCACTTTAACACCTGGTGTgaagaaaatttattaaaaataaagtgaagggaGCCCTGGACAGTGTAGCACAGTTGGTTGTAGTGCTTTctggtacaccaaaaggttgggggttcgattctcagtcagggtgcatgtgtgggttgtgggtaGGGTCCTCATTAGGGGGCAcctgtgaggcaaccacacattggtatttctcttcctgtctttctcccttccactctctaaaaataaatgaataaaatctttaaaaacaaataagtaagatAAATATCTTGTTTAATAATATTAACTTTAGtagttacaaaaataaagataactagTTATGCAACATAATCATTCCATAGTTAATATTATTTGTTGTAAATTATATGAATGTTCAGAGCATGTTCACTCTCCCCTTTACCCCTTACTATTGTGAGAATGTATTTCCCTGCTCTGTTGATGTTGATCTTGGATATGTGACTTACTTGATCAATAGCAAGTGAACAGATGTGATGTACAAATCTCCAATAAATGCTAATTACTGCCACTCCTCATTAGCCTGTGACAGCTGCCTACAGACAAAATGTTCTGTGTAATGGATACTCATTCAT belongs to Phyllostomus discolor isolate MPI-MPIP mPhyDis1 chromosome X, mPhyDis1.pri.v3, whole genome shotgun sequence and includes:
- the LOC114505290 gene encoding ubiquitin-conjugating enzyme E2 2-like isoform X1, whose product is MSTALRRLLKELMDITNDPPPMCSAAPVDDDLFTWKGTIMGPAESPYEGGVFCLNIQFPRNYPFRPPQIYFTTPIYHPNINRRGYICLDILRSQWSPIMTISKVLLSISSMLCDPNPDDAFVPSIARMYLRDRDAYVTMARAWTKKYAM
- the LOC114505290 gene encoding ubiquitin-conjugating enzyme E2 2-like isoform X2; its protein translation is MDITNDPPPMCSAAPVDDDLFTWKGTIMGPAESPYEGGVFCLNIQFPRNYPFRPPQIYFTTPIYHPNINRRGYICLDILRSQWSPIMTISKVLLSISSMLCDPNPDDAFVPSIARMYLRDRDAYVTMARAWTKKYAM